Proteins co-encoded in one Mycobacterium mantenii genomic window:
- a CDS encoding peptidase → METGSDRPIGVSPFHSRGALKGFVISGRWPDSTKEWAQLLMVAVRIASLPGLLSTTTVFGAREELPDEPEPGTVGLVLAEGTVFGESAIQPGYFAEHQPPALLMLHPPSETTPSLPECTGAASGCVLLPGLPYLGLEHRAAWVEAEADGTITSMVSRVGVDPISHPDTAILAMLLAA, encoded by the coding sequence ATGGAAACTGGGTCGGATCGGCCTATCGGGGTTTCCCCGTTCCATTCTCGCGGTGCCTTGAAAGGTTTCGTGATCTCCGGGCGGTGGCCCGATTCGACGAAAGAATGGGCCCAGCTGCTCATGGTCGCGGTCAGGATCGCGTCGTTGCCCGGATTGCTCTCCACCACAACGGTCTTCGGCGCCCGCGAGGAATTGCCGGACGAACCCGAACCGGGCACGGTTGGCCTGGTGCTGGCCGAGGGCACGGTATTCGGTGAGTCAGCCATTCAGCCAGGCTATTTCGCAGAACATCAGCCGCCGGCTTTACTCATGCTGCACCCGCCCTCGGAAACCACGCCGTCACTACCCGAATGCACCGGGGCGGCGTCGGGATGCGTATTGCTGCCCGGATTGCCTTACCTCGGACTCGAGCATCGGGCGGCGTGGGTGGAGGCAGAGGCCGACGGCACCATCACTTCGATGGTGAGCCGGGTCGGCGTCGACCCGATCAGCCACCCCGATACGGCCATATTGGCGATGCTGCTCGCGGCATAA
- a CDS encoding superoxide dismutase, whose amino-acid sequence MAEYTLPDLDWDYAALEPHISGQINEIHHSKHHATYVKGVNDALSKLEEARANEDHAAIFLNEKNLAFHLGGHVNHSIWWKNLSPEGGDKPTGELAAAIDDAFGSFDRFRAQFSAAANGLQGSGWAVLGYDTLGSRLLTFQLYDQQANVPLGIIPLLQVDMWEHAFYLQYKNVKADYVKAFWNVVNWADVQKRYAAATSKTQGLIFG is encoded by the coding sequence GTGGCTGAATACACCCTGCCCGACCTGGACTGGGACTATGCAGCGTTGGAACCGCACATCTCGGGGCAGATCAACGAAATCCACCACAGTAAGCACCACGCCACCTACGTCAAAGGTGTGAACGACGCTCTGTCCAAGCTCGAAGAGGCTCGCGCCAACGAGGACCACGCTGCGATCTTCCTGAACGAAAAGAACCTCGCCTTCCACTTGGGCGGCCATGTCAACCACTCGATCTGGTGGAAGAACCTCTCGCCGGAAGGCGGCGACAAGCCGACCGGCGAATTGGCCGCCGCGATCGACGACGCGTTCGGGTCCTTCGACCGATTCCGCGCACAGTTCAGCGCGGCCGCCAACGGTCTGCAGGGTTCGGGGTGGGCGGTCCTGGGCTACGACACCCTCGGCAGCCGACTGCTGACCTTCCAGCTTTACGACCAGCAGGCCAACGTTCCGCTCGGCATCATCCCCTTGCTTCAGGTGGACATGTGGGAACACGCGTTCTACCTGCAGTACAAGAACGTCAAGGCGGATTACGTCAAGGCGTTCTGGAACGTCGTCAACTGGGCGGACGTGCAGAAGCGGTACGCGGCCGCTACGTCGAAAACCCAGGGCCTGATCTTCGGCTGA
- a CDS encoding DUF4328 domain-containing protein has product MIQVCSQCGTRWNVRDRQREWCPRCRGALMAPAPDAPPADPRWGAPGTPTPARPSGAPGWQRTPPRLPPGYRWIAVRPGAAPPTRRGRRPLGPTPRYTVIPRWGLTDRVAHAPATAEAPAQPGPSAQIVRTTAFVSVLVLSIAALVYVVRYVLLVINRNTLLNSWVAIGADWLGVLASLGAAAAVIASGVLLIRWMIARRAAVFAHHGLPEQRSTRALWAGCVVPLANLLWAPVYVIELAVLEEHYARLRGTILQWWGAWVCSYAVSIAAIATSFVSDAQGIANNTVLMVFAYLFAAATLAAATRVFEGFQRKPVARPAHRWVAVPDDRPAAPASAVPVELDGREPAA; this is encoded by the coding sequence GTGATCCAGGTGTGCTCCCAGTGCGGCACCCGCTGGAACGTGCGCGACCGACAACGCGAATGGTGTCCCCGCTGCCGCGGCGCCCTGATGGCACCCGCACCGGACGCCCCGCCGGCCGACCCCCGATGGGGCGCGCCCGGAACCCCGACCCCGGCCCGCCCCTCGGGGGCCCCGGGGTGGCAGCGCACGCCGCCACGGCTGCCGCCCGGCTACCGCTGGATAGCGGTCCGGCCCGGCGCGGCGCCGCCGACGCGACGCGGCCGCCGACCGCTGGGACCCACGCCGCGCTACACCGTCATACCGCGCTGGGGTTTGACCGACCGCGTCGCACACGCGCCCGCTACCGCCGAGGCACCCGCGCAACCAGGGCCGTCGGCGCAGATCGTCCGCACCACGGCGTTCGTCAGCGTGCTGGTGCTCAGCATCGCCGCCCTGGTCTACGTGGTGCGGTACGTGCTGCTGGTAATCAACCGGAACACCTTGCTGAACTCCTGGGTGGCCATCGGCGCCGACTGGCTCGGCGTGCTGGCCAGCTTGGGCGCGGCAGCGGCGGTGATCGCCTCCGGCGTGCTGCTGATCCGCTGGATGATCGCCCGCCGCGCCGCCGTGTTCGCCCACCACGGCCTCCCCGAGCAGCGCTCCACGCGGGCGCTCTGGGCCGGCTGCGTCGTGCCGCTGGCCAACCTGCTGTGGGCCCCGGTGTACGTCATCGAGCTGGCGGTGCTCGAAGAGCACTACGCCCGGTTGCGCGGCACCATCCTGCAGTGGTGGGGAGCGTGGGTCTGCAGCTATGCGGTGTCCATCGCCGCCATCGCGACGAGCTTCGTTTCCGACGCCCAGGGCATCGCCAACAACACCGTCCTGATGGTCTTCGCGTACCTGTTCGCGGCCGCCACGCTGGCCGCCGCCACCCGGGTCTTCGAGGGATTCCAGCGCAAACCCGTCGCCCGGCCCGCGCATCGCTGGGTCGCGGTTCCCGATGACCGGCCCGCCGCGCCGGCATCGGCCGTCCCAGTTGAGTTGGATGGCAGGGAACCGGCAGCATAG
- a CDS encoding glycerophosphodiester phosphodiesterase, producing MTWADEVLAGHPYVVAHRGASAARPEHTLAAYDLALKEGADGVECDVRLTRDGHLVCVHDRRLDRTSTGAGLVSTTTLAELRELEYGAWHDSWREDGTHGDTSLLTLDALVSLVLDWRRPVKLFIETKHPVRYGSLVETKLLASLHRFGIAAPASADRSRAVVMSFSASAVWRIRRAAPLLPTVLLGKTARYLTSGAPTAIGATAVGPSLSTLKEYPQLADRAIAQGRAVYCWNVDEYEDIDFCRDVGVAWLATHHPGRTKAYLQRHRAGESSG from the coding sequence ATGACGTGGGCCGACGAGGTGCTCGCCGGGCATCCCTATGTCGTCGCCCACCGCGGCGCGTCGGCCGCGCGGCCCGAGCACACGCTGGCCGCCTACGACCTAGCGCTTAAAGAGGGTGCCGACGGCGTGGAATGCGACGTGCGCTTGACGCGCGACGGTCACCTGGTCTGCGTGCACGATCGGCGGCTGGACCGGACCTCGACCGGGGCCGGCCTGGTCAGCACGACGACGCTGGCCGAACTGCGCGAGCTCGAGTACGGCGCGTGGCACGACAGCTGGCGGGAAGACGGCACGCACGGTGACACCAGTTTGTTGACGCTGGACGCGCTGGTTTCACTGGTGCTGGATTGGCGTCGGCCGGTGAAGCTGTTCATCGAGACCAAACACCCGGTCCGGTACGGCTCACTGGTGGAAACCAAACTGCTCGCGTCGCTGCATCGCTTCGGCATAGCCGCGCCCGCCTCGGCGGACCGGTCCCGCGCGGTGGTGATGTCGTTCTCGGCGTCGGCGGTCTGGCGGATCCGTCGCGCCGCGCCGTTACTGCCCACGGTGCTGCTCGGCAAGACCGCGCGTTACCTGACCAGCGGTGCCCCCACCGCCATCGGCGCCACCGCCGTCGGGCCCTCGCTGTCGACGCTGAAGGAATATCCCCAACTCGCGGACCGCGCCATCGCCCAGGGCAGGGCGGTCTACTGCTGGAACGTCGACGAATACGAAGACATCGATTTCTGCCGCGACGTCGGGGTGGCCTGGCTCGCCACGCACCACCCGGGCCGCACCAAGGCGTATCTGCAGCGTCACCGCGCGGGGGAAAGCAGCGGTTAG
- a CDS encoding LCP family protein, which yields MNGDRSPQRRRPPGWSPPGPPRPEPPQVIRRRAAPPPSPTAETQPLPSAAPPVPPPPRPQAPRPQAPWPHAPSVSRKRRKRRWLRTAVSVLLVGALLIGAGVIAGAFWFDNKLHREQVLADYADRPATGRGTNWLIVGSDSRQGLSAQQQQDLATGGDIGNGRTDTILLVHVPGVGSGVRTTMVSIPRDSLVPIPGHGKDKINAAFAMGGAQLLVRTVEQATGLRLDHYAEIGFGGFAAVVDALGGVTVCPKTAFDDPLAGIDLAAGCHTVNGRTALGYVRSRDTPRADLDRMVNQRQFVSALLHRAASPAVCLNPWRWYSVPSAAAGALTVDRGDHVWDLARLGWALHGSTTTMTVPIGEFTSGDAGSVVVWNHDEAARLFEALATDASLPAVTTDDPQ from the coding sequence GTGAACGGCGACCGCTCCCCGCAACGACGGCGGCCTCCGGGATGGAGCCCGCCCGGGCCACCCCGCCCCGAACCGCCGCAGGTGATCCGCCGGCGGGCGGCCCCGCCGCCCTCACCGACGGCGGAGACCCAGCCGCTGCCGTCCGCCGCTCCCCCGGTGCCGCCGCCGCCACGGCCGCAGGCACCACGGCCGCAGGCACCATGGCCGCATGCACCGAGCGTCTCCCGGAAGCGCCGCAAGCGCCGCTGGCTCCGCACGGCGGTGTCGGTCCTGCTGGTGGGGGCGCTGCTGATCGGCGCGGGCGTCATCGCCGGCGCGTTCTGGTTCGACAACAAACTGCATCGCGAGCAGGTGCTCGCCGACTACGCCGACCGGCCCGCAACCGGCCGCGGCACCAACTGGCTGATCGTCGGGTCGGACAGCCGCCAGGGGCTCAGCGCCCAACAGCAACAGGATCTGGCCACCGGCGGCGACATTGGTAACGGTCGTACCGACACGATCCTGCTGGTTCATGTTCCGGGCGTCGGGTCCGGGGTGCGGACGACCATGGTGTCGATACCGCGCGACTCCTTGGTGCCGATCCCGGGCCACGGGAAGGACAAGATCAACGCCGCGTTCGCGATGGGTGGTGCGCAGCTGCTGGTCCGGACGGTGGAACAGGCCACCGGGTTGCGCCTCGATCATTACGCCGAGATCGGGTTCGGCGGGTTCGCCGCGGTGGTGGATGCGCTCGGCGGGGTGACGGTGTGCCCGAAAACGGCTTTCGACGACCCGTTGGCCGGCATCGACCTGGCGGCCGGCTGCCACACCGTCAACGGCCGGACCGCGCTCGGATACGTCCGGTCACGCGATACGCCGCGGGCCGACCTGGACCGAATGGTCAACCAACGCCAATTCGTGTCGGCGCTGCTGCATCGGGCCGCCAGTCCCGCGGTATGCCTCAACCCCTGGCGCTGGTATTCGGTGCCGAGTGCGGCCGCCGGCGCCCTGACCGTCGACCGGGGCGACCACGTCTGGGACCTGGCCCGGCTCGGCTGGGCGCTGCACGGGTCGACCACCACCATGACCGTCCCGATCGGGGAGTTCACCAGCGGCGACGCCGGGTCGGTGGTGGTGTGGAATCACGACGAGGCCGCCCGCTTGTTCGAGGCGTTGGCCACCGACGCGTCGCTACCCGCCGTCACGACGGACGACCCGCAATAG
- a CDS encoding DUF2470 domain-containing protein produces MVLPLTCPAPTTAERIRSACVRAGGALLAIEHEDPVPTPVHHLMDDGSVALALPVERERELTRPISGSQALLELTDYAPLPLREPVRSLVWVRGRLQEVHPTEILETLDLIAAECPHPALLSIDTPRCVPTDGEEPRYTLLRLEIASVVVTDATGAEPVSVDDLLDARPDPFCALESSLLRHLDAAHGDVLARLVSRLPAPLRRGHVRPLGLDRYGVRFRVEGEDRDHDVRLPFHKPVDDMTGLSQAIRVLMGCPFINGLRARG; encoded by the coding sequence ATGGTGTTACCGCTGACCTGTCCCGCCCCGACCACAGCCGAACGGATTCGCAGCGCCTGCGTCCGCGCCGGCGGCGCGCTGCTCGCGATCGAGCACGAAGACCCGGTCCCCACCCCCGTGCATCACCTGATGGACGACGGATCCGTCGCGCTGGCCCTGCCCGTCGAGCGGGAACGCGAGCTCACGCGCCCGATTTCGGGATCTCAGGCGTTGCTGGAACTGACCGACTACGCGCCTCTTCCGCTGCGCGAACCCGTCCGGTCGCTGGTGTGGGTGCGCGGTCGCCTCCAAGAGGTGCACCCGACGGAGATCCTGGAAACGCTCGACCTGATCGCCGCCGAGTGCCCGCATCCGGCCCTGCTGAGCATCGACACACCGCGCTGCGTCCCCACCGACGGCGAAGAGCCGCGGTACACGCTGTTGCGGCTCGAGATCGCGTCGGTCGTCGTCACCGATGCCACCGGTGCGGAGCCCGTCAGCGTGGACGACCTGCTGGACGCCAGGCCCGACCCGTTCTGCGCGCTCGAGTCGAGCCTGCTGCGGCACCTGGACGCCGCGCACGGCGACGTTCTGGCACGACTGGTGTCCCGGCTGCCGGCTCCCCTGCGGCGCGGGCACGTGCGACCCCTGGGCCTGGACCGCTACGGCGTCCGATTCCGCGTCGAGGGCGAGGACCGGGACCACGATGTCCGGCTGCCGTTCCACAAACCGGTTGACGACATGACCGGCCTGAGCCAGGCCATCCGGGTGCTGATGGGTTGCCCGTTCATCAACGGGCTGCGGGCGCGCGGCTAG
- the pheA gene encoding prephenate dehydratase: MARIAYLGPEGTFTEAALQQITAAGLIPDQDPAEVQPSPVESTSAALDAVRDGAADYACVPIENSIDGSVTPTLDSLAIGSPLQVFAETTLDVAFSIVVKPGRSAADVRTLAAFGVAAAQVRQWVAANLAGAELRPAYSNADAAQQVSQGRVDAAVTSPLAAVRWGLATLAEGVVDEPNARTRFLLVGRPGPPPARTGADRTAVVLRIDNAPGALLAALAEFAVRGIDLTRIESRPTRTGLGTYRFFADCVGHIDDDAVAEALKALHRRCADVRYLGSWPTGSPAGALPPPAAEDACWLARLRDGRPADRGPQQ, encoded by the coding sequence GTGGCCCGCATCGCTTACCTCGGTCCGGAGGGGACGTTCACCGAGGCGGCGCTGCAACAGATCACCGCCGCCGGTCTAATCCCCGACCAAGATCCGGCCGAAGTGCAACCCTCGCCGGTGGAAAGCACCTCCGCCGCGCTGGACGCCGTGCGCGATGGCGCCGCCGACTACGCCTGCGTCCCGATCGAGAACTCGATCGACGGTTCGGTGACCCCTACCTTGGACAGCCTGGCCATCGGCTCACCCCTGCAGGTCTTCGCCGAAACCACGCTGGACGTCGCGTTCAGCATCGTCGTCAAACCCGGCCGCAGCGCGGCGGACGTGCGGACGCTGGCGGCCTTCGGTGTGGCGGCCGCCCAGGTGCGGCAGTGGGTGGCCGCCAATCTGGCCGGCGCCGAACTGCGGCCCGCGTATTCCAATGCCGACGCCGCCCAGCAGGTGTCGCAGGGCCGCGTCGACGCGGCGGTGACCTCGCCGCTGGCCGCCGTCCGCTGGGGCCTGGCCACCCTGGCCGAGGGTGTCGTCGACGAACCAAACGCCCGCACCCGATTCCTTCTGGTCGGGCGGCCGGGACCGCCGCCCGCCCGCACCGGAGCCGACCGCACCGCGGTGGTGCTGCGCATCGACAACGCTCCGGGCGCGTTGCTGGCCGCACTCGCCGAATTCGCGGTCCGTGGCATCGACCTGACCCGCATCGAGTCCCGGCCGACCAGAACCGGGCTCGGCACCTACCGGTTCTTCGCCGATTGCGTGGGCCACATCGACGACGATGCCGTCGCCGAGGCACTCAAAGCGCTGCACCGTCGTTGTGCTGACGTGCGATACCTAGGATCCTGGCCCACCGGCTCGCCGGCAGGGGCACTGCCGCCGCCCGCCGCCGAGGACGCGTGCTGGCTGGCGCGGCTGCGAGACGGAAGGCCCGCCGATCGGGGGCCGCAACAGTGA
- a CDS encoding histidine phosphatase family protein: protein MSGRLILMRHGQSFGNVERRLDTRPPGAELTPLGRDQARAVARGSSRPAMLAHSVATRASQTAAVIGGQLEMPPIEMADIHEVQVGRLENRNDDDAVAEFNAIYERWHHGELDVALPGGETGNDVLDRYLPVVTDLRLRYLDDRDFHGDIVVVSHGAAIRLAAAVLAGVEAAFALDNHLDNTQSVALTPITDGRWSCVRWGTLTPPFYPEEEATPVADAVRSGTDPMG from the coding sequence GTGAGCGGTCGATTGATCCTGATGCGGCACGGCCAGTCGTTCGGAAACGTCGAGCGCCGGCTTGATACCCGCCCGCCCGGGGCGGAGCTGACCCCGTTGGGCCGCGACCAGGCCCGGGCGGTCGCCCGCGGTTCGTCGCGGCCGGCGATGCTCGCGCACTCGGTGGCCACCCGGGCGTCGCAGACCGCCGCGGTGATCGGCGGCCAGCTCGAGATGCCGCCCATCGAGATGGCCGACATCCATGAGGTGCAGGTCGGGCGGTTGGAAAACCGCAACGACGATGACGCGGTCGCCGAGTTCAACGCGATCTACGAGCGATGGCATCACGGCGAGCTTGACGTCGCGCTTCCCGGCGGTGAAACCGGCAACGACGTGCTGGACCGGTACCTTCCGGTGGTCACCGACCTGCGCTTGCGCTATCTCGACGACCGCGACTTCCACGGCGACATCGTCGTCGTCAGCCATGGCGCGGCGATCCGGCTGGCCGCCGCGGTGCTGGCCGGCGTGGAAGCCGCATTCGCGCTGGACAACCACCTGGACAACACCCAATCGGTGGCTTTGACCCCGATCACCGACGGGCGCTGGAGCTGCGTGCGCTGGGGGACGTTGACGCCGCCGTTCTACCCGGAGGAAGAGGCGACCCCGGTCGCGGACGCGGTGCGCTCAGGCACCGACCCGATGGGCTGA
- a CDS encoding septum formation family protein, which yields MERMSQAPEKELSDGREGRVVESPVGSADESSGEHPPAFLWPRSLQARATRRALLLTALGGLLIAGLVTAIPVGGPGSGRFLDSSPVRSTGTKSDAAFNRASAGECLMWPDTTPESAKIVNCGDDHKFEVAESIDMRTFPGSEYGPSAAPPTPARIQQITQEQCEAAVRNYLGPKFDPNSKFTVSLLWPGDRAWRQSGDRRMLCGLQMPGMNNQQQAFKGKVGDVDQSKVWPAGTCLGIDSATNQPTDAPVDCAAPHAMEVTGTVNLAEKFPGALPAEPDQDGFIKDSCTKMTDAYLAPVKLRTTTLTLIYPTVPLASWSAGSREVACSIGATLGNGGWATLLNSAKGQLLINGQPPVPPPDIPEERLTMPPIPLQVPAQPPSSQSGQGSAPEIPPNNQHLPGQQPAQQPQQAPQPQAPAQQAPPPADNGAPPANPAPEAPAPPPPPANPAPEAPPAEPPPGG from the coding sequence ATGGAGCGGATGTCGCAAGCGCCCGAGAAGGAACTTTCGGACGGCCGGGAAGGCCGAGTGGTCGAGTCGCCCGTCGGCTCGGCCGATGAGTCGTCCGGCGAACACCCGCCCGCCTTCCTGTGGCCGCGCAGCCTGCAAGCCCGGGCGACCCGGCGCGCGCTGCTGCTGACCGCGCTCGGCGGCCTGTTGATCGCCGGGCTGGTCACCGCGATCCCGGTCGGTGGGCCCGGATCGGGGCGGTTCCTGGACAGCAGCCCCGTGCGCAGCACCGGCACCAAGAGCGACGCCGCCTTCAACCGGGCCTCCGCCGGGGAATGCCTGATGTGGCCGGACACCACGCCGGAGTCGGCGAAGATCGTCAACTGCGGCGACGACCACAAATTCGAGGTCGCCGAATCCATCGACATGCGGACGTTCCCGGGGTCCGAGTACGGGCCCAGCGCCGCGCCCCCGACGCCCGCCCGCATTCAGCAGATCACCCAGGAGCAGTGCGAGGCCGCCGTCCGCAATTACCTCGGCCCCAAGTTCGACCCGAACAGCAAGTTCACCGTCAGCCTGCTGTGGCCCGGCGACCGAGCCTGGCGCCAGTCCGGCGATCGCCGCATGCTGTGCGGCCTGCAGATGCCCGGCATGAACAACCAGCAGCAGGCGTTCAAAGGCAAGGTCGGCGACGTCGATCAGTCCAAGGTGTGGCCGGCCGGAACCTGTCTGGGCATCGACTCGGCGACCAACCAGCCGACCGATGCACCGGTTGACTGCGCGGCTCCGCACGCGATGGAGGTCACCGGCACGGTCAATTTGGCCGAGAAGTTCCCCGGCGCCCTGCCCGCCGAGCCCGACCAGGACGGCTTCATCAAGGACTCGTGCACCAAGATGACGGACGCGTACCTGGCGCCGGTCAAGCTGCGTACCACCACCCTGACGCTGATCTACCCGACGGTGCCGCTGGCCAGTTGGTCGGCGGGCAGCCGCGAGGTGGCCTGCAGCATCGGCGCCACCCTGGGCAACGGCGGCTGGGCCACCCTGCTCAACAGCGCCAAGGGCCAGCTGCTGATCAACGGTCAGCCGCCGGTACCGCCGCCCGACATTCCCGAAGAGCGGCTCACCATGCCGCCGATTCCGCTTCAGGTCCCGGCGCAGCCGCCGTCGAGCCAGTCCGGCCAAGGCTCGGCCCCGGAGATCCCGCCGAACAACCAGCACCTGCCCGGGCAGCAGCCGGCTCAGCAACCCCAGCAGGCCCCGCAGCCGCAGGCTCCCGCCCAGCAGGCGCCGCCGCCGGCGGACAACGGCGCCCCGCCGGCCAATCCCGCCCCCGAGGCGCCGGCACCCCCGCCGCCGCCGGCGAATCCCGCACCGGAGGCACCCCCCGCCGAGCCCCCGCCGGGAGGCTAG
- the serS gene encoding serine--tRNA ligase, which produces MIDLKLLREDPDAVRRSQLSRGEDPSLVDTLLTADATRRAAISSADGLRAEQKSASKSVGAASAEERPAKLARAKELAEQVKAAEAAQADAETAFTAAHMAISNVIIDGVPAGGEDDFAVLDEVGEPAAIDNPKDHLELGESLGLIDMQRGAKVSGSRFYFLTGKGALLQLGLLQLALRLAVDNGFIPMIPPVLVRPEVMAGTGFLGAHADEVYRVQADDLYLVGTSEVPLAGYHADEILDLSGGPLRYAGWSSCFRREAGSYGKDTRGIIRVHQFDKVEGFVYCTPADAEAEHQRLLGWQREMLARIEVPYRVIDVAAGDLGSSAARKFDCEAWVPTQGAYRELTSTSNCTTFQARRLATRYRDEAGKPQTAATLNGTLGTTRWLVAILENHQQPDGSVRVPAALVPFVGAEVLEP; this is translated from the coding sequence GTGATCGACCTGAAGCTGCTCCGGGAAGACCCCGATGCCGTGCGCCGCTCCCAACTCAGTCGTGGTGAGGACCCGTCGCTGGTAGACACCCTGCTGACCGCCGATGCCACCCGCCGGGCCGCGATCTCGTCGGCCGACGGCCTGCGGGCCGAGCAGAAGTCCGCCAGCAAGAGTGTGGGCGCGGCGTCCGCCGAGGAGCGTCCGGCCAAGCTGGCCCGCGCGAAAGAGCTGGCCGAGCAGGTCAAGGCCGCCGAAGCCGCCCAGGCCGACGCGGAGACGGCGTTCACCGCGGCGCACATGGCGATCTCCAACGTCATCATCGACGGGGTGCCCGCCGGTGGGGAGGACGACTTCGCCGTCCTCGACGAGGTCGGCGAGCCCGCGGCGATCGACAACCCGAAGGACCACCTCGAGCTCGGCGAATCGCTCGGGCTCATCGACATGCAGCGCGGGGCCAAGGTGTCCGGGTCGCGGTTCTACTTCCTGACCGGCAAGGGCGCGCTGCTGCAGCTGGGCCTGTTGCAGCTGGCCCTGCGGCTGGCCGTCGACAACGGCTTCATTCCGATGATTCCGCCGGTGCTGGTGCGCCCGGAGGTGATGGCCGGAACCGGATTCCTGGGCGCGCACGCCGACGAGGTCTACCGGGTCCAGGCCGACGACCTCTACCTGGTGGGCACCTCGGAGGTGCCGTTGGCCGGCTATCACGCCGATGAGATTCTGGACTTGTCCGGCGGACCGCTGCGCTACGCGGGATGGTCGTCGTGCTTCCGCCGCGAGGCCGGCAGCTACGGCAAGGACACCCGCGGCATCATCCGGGTGCATCAGTTCGACAAGGTCGAGGGCTTCGTCTACTGCACCCCGGCCGACGCCGAGGCGGAACACCAGCGGCTGCTGGGCTGGCAGCGCGAAATGCTGGCGCGCATCGAGGTGCCGTATCGGGTGATCGACGTGGCCGCGGGCGATCTCGGCTCGTCGGCCGCGCGCAAATTCGATTGCGAGGCTTGGGTTCCCACGCAGGGCGCCTATCGCGAGCTGACGTCCACGTCTAACTGCACCACGTTCCAGGCCCGCAGGCTGGCTACGCGGTATCGCGACGAGGCGGGCAAACCGCAGACCGCGGCCACGCTCAACGGCACGCTGGGCACCACGCGGTGGCTGGTGGCGATCCTGGAGAACCACCAGCAGCCCGATGGCAGCGTGCGCGTTCCCGCCGCGCTGGTGCCGTTCGTCGGCGCCGAAGTGCTTGAGCCCTAA
- a CDS encoding DUF2834 domain-containing protein, translating into MVSLLTHAVLGLAVITWIVKANSQVFARPADGPLFSPMEIMYYVVGIASVALGWYFNVTYVQEYAHGSTNPLWGEHGSWVEYIKLMFTNPAASSASQDYTIANVVLLPIFTIVDGYRRGLRHPWLYFVSSLFTSFAFAFAFYFATMERQRRHERSRTTVNA; encoded by the coding sequence ATGGTCTCGCTACTCACTCACGCGGTACTCGGGCTGGCGGTCATCACCTGGATCGTCAAGGCCAACTCGCAGGTGTTCGCCCGGCCGGCCGACGGCCCGCTCTTCTCGCCCATGGAAATCATGTACTACGTCGTCGGCATCGCCTCGGTCGCGCTCGGCTGGTATTTCAACGTCACCTACGTGCAGGAGTACGCGCACGGATCCACCAACCCGCTGTGGGGCGAACACGGCAGCTGGGTCGAATACATCAAGCTGATGTTCACCAACCCGGCCGCCAGCTCGGCCAGCCAGGACTACACGATCGCCAATGTTGTTCTGCTGCCGATCTTTACGATCGTGGACGGCTACCGCCGCGGTCTGCGCCACCCGTGGCTGTACTTTGTGTCCAGCCTGTTCACCAGCTTCGCGTTCGCATTCGCGTTCTACTTCGCGACGATGGAACGCCAGCGCCGGCACGAGCGGTCCCGCACGACGGTAAACGCTTAG
- a CDS encoding TetR/AcrR family transcriptional regulator, which translates to MVRPAQTARSERTREALRQAALVRFLAQGVEDTSAEQIAADAGVSLRTFYRHFSSKHDLLFADYTGLHWFRSALDARPATEPIIDSVQAAIFSFPYDVDAVTKIAALRQDELDPGRIVRHIREVQADFADAIGAQLQRRSRGVNGSADPTADQRVRTAVTARCIAAAVFGAMEVWMVGDDRSLGELARLCHAALESLRAGITDSWITAASREVSS; encoded by the coding sequence ATGGTCAGACCGGCGCAAACGGCGCGCAGCGAGCGCACGCGCGAAGCGTTGCGGCAGGCCGCCCTGGTGCGGTTTCTGGCCCAGGGCGTGGAAGACACGTCGGCCGAGCAGATCGCGGCGGACGCCGGGGTGTCGCTGCGGACGTTCTACCGTCACTTCAGCTCCAAGCACGATCTGCTGTTCGCCGACTACACCGGGCTGCATTGGTTTCGCTCCGCCCTGGATGCCAGGCCGGCAACGGAACCGATCATCGATTCGGTGCAGGCCGCCATCTTCTCGTTCCCGTATGACGTCGACGCCGTGACCAAAATCGCCGCACTGCGCCAGGACGAGCTCGACCCCGGCCGCATCGTCCGGCACATCCGTGAGGTCCAGGCCGACTTCGCCGACGCCATCGGCGCGCAGTTGCAGCGGCGCAGCCGGGGGGTCAACGGCAGCGCGGATCCGACGGCGGACCAACGGGTGCGCACCGCGGTCACCGCGAGATGCATTGCGGCCGCGGTGTTTGGCGCGATGGAGGTCTGGATGGTCGGCGACGACCGGTCCCTCGGCGAACTCGCACGGCTGTGTCACGCGGCGCTGGAGTCGCTGCGGGCGGGAATCACCGACTCCTGGATCACTGCGGCAAGCCGCGAAGTTTCGTCATAA